Proteins encoded together in one Telopea speciosissima isolate NSW1024214 ecotype Mountain lineage chromosome 4, Tspe_v1, whole genome shotgun sequence window:
- the LOC122660550 gene encoding putative pentatricopeptide repeat-containing protein At3g16890, mitochondrial, producing the protein MRGFSSVASRVSIVSRDISEGICKTRSSNGDKSVYGRTKIAPIQKPTSSETPLTGKSSSFSPSQIPDSHFNLLSTASSISGNRHEISTISIDHQYFSAILDRKDWFILLNHEFNYTKTSLTPQFVVRILQHQENPLHSLKFYIWVSNVKETLVNNQLVRRALAHALYHKGPVVLSVNLLQEINNSGCRISEDLLCALIGSWGRLGLAKYCAEVFGQISLLGLTPTTRLYNSLIDALVKSNSLDLAYLKFQQMPVDNCIPDRFTYNILIHGVCRIGVVDEALRLVKQMEGSGYSPNVFTYTILIDGFCNAKRVDEAFQVLEMMRQRNVSPTEATFRSLVHGVFRCTDVHKAYELLLKFLESKPILCKQSCDAVLDCLSKNFMPNESMEFLRKMEQKGYLPDSSTFNIVMSCLMKGVDLNEACKVLDGFIERGGKPCFSTYLMFIEVLYKAGRTNEGDRYLNQMEQDGLVSTVSSYNMLIDCFAKAKMMDKASQKFGDMLQRGVAHNLVTFNTLIDGHCKVREVGKARKLLKTLLDYGFKPDVFTFSSIMDGLCRVHQMEDAFGCFDEMVEWGVSPNAVTYNILIRSLCFVGDVAKAIKLLRKMKDAGIKPDVFSFNALILSLCRMKKIDNAQKLFVSMLRVGVTPDKLTYDAFIKASCESGRVDEARQMLLTMEYNGCSPDSYSYTPIIESLTHLGRLEEAHDLINKNERGTLMNSIPNS; encoded by the coding sequence ATGAGAGGGTTTTCATCTGTTGCTTCCAGAGTATCTATTGTTAGCAGAGATATAAGCGAAGGAATCTGCAAAACGAGAAGCTCCAACGGCGACAAATCGGTTTATGGAAGAACAAAAATAGCCCCCATTCAAAAACCAACAAGTTCAGAAACTCCACTAACAGGCAAGTCTTCTTCTTTCAGTCCTTCCCAGATACCTGATTCTCATTTCAACTTGCTTTCAACTGCAAGTAGCATTTCTGGTAATCGACACGAGATATCCACTATCTCGATTGATCATCAATACTTTTCTGCAATACTTGATAGGAAGGATTGGTTTATCTTGCTAAATCACGAGTTCAATTACACAAAGACCAGTTTGACTCCACAGTTTGTTGTAAGAATACTGCAGCATCAGGAAAACCCATTGCACTCACTCAAATTTTACATATGGGTTTCAAATGTCAAGGAGACGCTGGTGAATAATCAATTAGTACGGAGAGCTTTAGCTCATGCTCTGTATCATAAGGGTCCCGTAGTGTTGTCTGTTAACTTGCTTCAAGAGATTAACAACTCTGGGTGTCGCATTTCTGAGGACCTGCTTTGCGCTTTAATTGGTAGTTGGGGAAGGTTAGGGCTTGCCAAGTATTGTGCTGAAGTTTTTGGGCAGATTTCACTCCTGGGTCTCACTCCAACTACTCGATTATACAATTCACTTATTGATGCATTAGTGAAATCAAATTCCCTTGATTTAGCTTATCTCAAATTCCAGCAGATGCCCGTTGATAATTGCATCCCTGACAGATTCACGTACAACATTCTCATCCATGGGGTCTGCAGGATTGGAGTTGTTGATGAAGCGCTTCGTCTGGTGAAGCAGATGGAAGGCTCAGGTTACTCCCCTAACGTGTTCACGTACACAATCCTCATTGATGGGTTTTGTAACGCAAAGAGGGTGGATGAAGCCTTTCAGGTTTTGGAGATGATGAGGCAGAGGAATGTGAGCCCTACTGAAGCCACATTTAGGTCATTGGTTCACGGTGTCTTTCGATGTACAGACGTGCATAAAGCATATGAGTTGTTACTGAAATTTTTAGAAAGCAAGcctattttgtgcaaacaatcTTGTGATGCCGTACTTGATTGcctttcaaagaattttatgCCAAATGAGTCCATGGAGTTCTTAAGAAAGATGGAACAAAAAGGTTATCTTCCAGACAGTTCAACATTTAACATTGTGATGTCTTGTTTGATGAAGGGTGTGGATCTGAATGAGGCTTGCAAGGTACTGGATGGTTTTATTGAGAGAGGTGGGAAGCCATGTTTCAGCACTTATCTCATGTTTATTGAAGTTTTGTACAAGGCAGGAAGAACTAATGAAGGGGACAGATATTTAAATCAGATGGAGCAGGATGGACTTGTATCAACTGTATCTTCATATAACATGTTGATCGACTGTTTTGCCAAAGCCAAAATGATGGACAAAGCATCGCAGAAATTTGGAGATATGCTTCAAAGAGGTGttgctcataatcttgttacTTTTAATACCCTTATTGATGGCCACTGCAAAGTTAGGGAGGTAGGTAAGGCTAGAAAACTGTTGAAGACGCTATTAGACTATGGTTTCAAACCTGATGTCTTCACCTTTAGTTCAATAATGGATGGTCTTTGCCGGGTCCACCAGATGGAAGATGCTTTTGGTTGTTTTGATGAGATGGTTGAATGGGGTGTTTCTCCAAATGCTGTCACATATAATATCCTGATTCGGTCTCTCTGTTTTGTTGGGGATGTTGCTAAAGCGATTAAGTTAttgagaaagatgaaagatgctGGAATAAAGCCAGATGTGTTTTCTTTCAATGCTCTTATTCTAAGTCTTTGTAGGATGAAGAAAATTGACAATGCGCAAAAGCTTTTTGTTTCCATGTTGAGAGTGGGCGTTACACCAGACAAACTTACGTATGATGCTTTTATTAAGGCATCATGTGAATCAGGAAGAGTTGATGAGGCTAGACAGATGCTTCTCACCATGGAATACAATGGATGTTCTCCAGATTCTTATTCGTACACACCAATTATAGAATCTCTAACCCATTTGGGTCGCTTGGAGGAGGCCCATGATTTAATCAACAAAAATGAAAGAGGAACTCTTATGAACTCCATTCCTAATTCATAG